One segment of Panicum virgatum strain AP13 chromosome 3K, P.virgatum_v5, whole genome shotgun sequence DNA contains the following:
- the LOC120696801 gene encoding uncharacterized protein LOC120696801 isoform X4 yields the protein MDFAGMKRRELQALCKRHGLPAGGTNADLVARLDAALSGAAGAEEEDVVGVPERKGCLKRSVGDAGEAKKVTFAVEESRGRRLRSRVVWSPVVAKTRAKRAEAGSTNSAADAGISARAGENVPVRRSRRNSLTAAEAEEVEEAVAVGRKRKPKSQEIAEDVAVSAQPIASCRVTRRSSLSGTTVLLPPAVEKKIGRGKAADVKDKLVTEEQAAEAQGLSAAEPPTVVESKRSRRKGPDVQNSSWLEVFATRTTKSHSVEAVVMPPPVIENKRKRKSGDAQPYVELRPVAEVPRNDAPVTRSLRNRVVQVNNSIVEETHTSQQPESKLLPVAEVPRNDAPVTRSLRNRVVQVNNSIVEETHTNQQPENKTRPTRPATCRNQQVASSMVEEEKEEVAAPSKAPPSKRSRRNNSRASNSNSGSNKLTSAPVEAKDTKIAHPSTHHNAKAEDVEKQPIVNAPVRRSTRKSVVPAMLDNEKGLIENPEAHARRSMRRSIVPVKDIKGAGEEIQNAKGEDAVKQPAVKNPVRRSTRKSVVSAMLEKEKVLIAEENPEAHVRRSTRKSVVPVKDISCVGEDIQNAKSDNVEKQLVVNQPVRHSSRKSILPDTLENESGSLVAETNAKARVRARKSLLPNKCNKEDPDHSKMTRNENFQIGKCEDDKQQKVKEPVRRSRRSVDAVMLEEQNKGLHEGLMSTIPVRRSTHKSVALNVVEKAGRRQSGVGTRRLKARDKLTDHAVAVPVVTAGNELQVDVQNNQDLTVKSPNHNLSDGNETHPGSDKFVSCERVGEEGLKLREHRMSQVGTSSSANDFCDMEDFSGQKFRKQQSTQTPFEKDNTGANYDKPQRVQQASTFLTSKGRSSKRRQTRTTAPEEVMSAEEANDGMVVREETMGAHKASHEYSKESSSRTQEICQSVHKVIPPSETGGLAKESSEKSKQPQEHSDIQADDSHLSEIRNGELDQSSSIAELLPHSGFVTEDKILIGEDVLPVDFTVGDDEGQSPVSGQGRVAWEANTSESGEKNLADARSTGLHTKSLQHDTGIVAKESESGEDVVPMSFTSEEHGIKYPVSPVAVERSVIGEASGSALQISDSNQEIYCDVIAEGSVGAADLGSCPSSGGKGNPLLKNLHDSILPLMNSAQRCSSDGRRSSFGLEFLLEDCKENCSRNVENIAVEVDGGNKPSTCVTPDFYAGSDCGLEDEDVQHTGFDADKKLDVDQDAAEEEVVVEEKSYGEHIAAKTDLRTKLNGELTGLDMESDCSIAEKDVKLVEDNPDDEVTVQVQPANVQEGDSEKPSQFSATPECKHECGLPDEAVLHSKKNKGCLSSEEQSPFGLQSLFSQQSIEKSVECGALASATVHAENGFDELKYGHVKCSLKKTHVSEPFSQLDTNEDTCTISQNDDCMFISQQDNGIEGLSKASLDEELVPSGFSLDAKHIKEVTNSEEVACKGEGSKELVHSDDIKASSEKTDVNGPDTIENSSFSFATPGYKHDDALSEEAVRTMKKYAGTCSSNPRELLMDLQSLFSKENIEGSDPHHGLAFSSAESPGDESIDVKQQVEVHLGSNPSQLESTDLLDERSKTEVLHQGHKGLCSEDSEEQVASGPFTNDIVEAAAARYIENEPVLLPSEERSNLKDGQLNSKRESPIVMEFSLNFNKDVDVTRSIMDIVDQRTPSGSALPEDCRTDHNPQREFLDVCSVESSLQGSTMFTNKIDSGVAGTIGNPSFSLATPDRGHEGALSEEAVCKMKKYTGTCSADPRHLLMEMQSLLSEGSTEKSDSHDVAFSSSEPESGRNEPTVFHVEKLVYTLVSSEPDMYQGLCQDLSRAEEKESCISISMQLNPELEDDEVEKHSLNCEKDTSQILGITRSVQSKTSLLPKDSHTIYWKEQELPNDLSPLKSGICQSHGQKHIVESNSRLLNCDTEVLHQDHKDERNIHNVDKTIPKVLENDMPEAAPIERMESATLLPSVAGKPEISDELLNTNLSDEGEKHSFSSDKYTIKDFCTGSTKNDLFPLPKDCHIDSCKKQEVPDVLYLPKSPEESANCQDESVSGSGPCQTSWQQCINESSSVQVTSNIEVFNQNHEESNQNNEGQITPIPSIVSEAADTERSEREIGLTPPAGPSALPDEQLNTEVECHGAEHSCCYDEHTLSLFDTESLYSKASSLLKDSRKDPPPGDLSAPRSPEESTVFPNSSVPESVGICQSSRRRGTDELRAKLQSFKVSSTVKGSYIAMSAPRPKQGDNLSQSAITLLRNSENAPAVKVDHPAKPDPDRSVANNSSRQALQPTAEDQGITDR from the exons ATGGATTTCGCGGGGATGAAGCGGCGGGAGCTGCAGGCGCTCTGCAAGCGGCAcggcctccccgccggcggcacCAACGCCGACCTCGTCGcccgcctcgacgccgcgcTCTCG GGGGCCGCTGGTGCGGAAGAGGAGGATGTGGTCGGAGTACCAGAGAGGAAGGGGTGTCTGAAGCGCTCGGTCGGAGATGCTGGCGAGGCGAAAAAGGTGACTTTTGCGGTGGAGGAATCGAGGGGGAGGAGGCTGAGGTCTCGGGTCGTCTGGTCGCCCGTCGTTGCCAAGACAAGGGCGAAGCGTGCTGAAGCTGGTAGTACTAATTCTGCTGCTGATGCTGGAATTTCTGCAAGGGCAGGTGAAAATGTTCCAgtgaggcggtccaggaggaaTTCTTTGACTGCTGCCGAGGCCGAGGAAGTAGAAGAAGCCGTTGCTGTTGGCAGGAAACGAAAGCCGAAGAGCCAGGAGATTGCTGAGGACGTTGCTGTCAGTGCTCAGCCTATAGCTTCTTGCAGAGTCACGAGGAGGTCGAGCTTGTCAGGAACCACGGTTCTATTGCCTCCTGCTGTTGAGAAGAAGATAGGGAGGGGGAAGGCAGCAGATGTTAAGGATAAACTTGTTACTGAGGAGCAGGCTGCTGAGGCTCAAGGTTTGTCTGCAGCGGAGCCACCTACAGTTGTGGAGAGTAAGAGGAGCAGGAGGAAGGGACCTGATGTGCAGAATTCATCATGGTTGGAAGTATTCGCCACCAGGACCACAAAATCCCACTCAGTAGAAGCTGTTGTGATGCCGCCCCCAGTGATTGAGaacaagaggaagaggaagtcaGGAGATGCACAACCATATGTAGAGCTGCGTCCAGTTGCAGAGGTGCCTAGAAATGATGCTCCTGTCACCAGGTCTTTGAGGAACAGGGTTGTCCAGGTTAACAACAGTATTGTGGAGGAAACTCACACCAGCCAGCAGCCAGAAAGCAAGTTGCTTCCAGTTGCAGAGGTGCCTAGAAATGATGCTCCTGTCACCAGGTCTTTGAGGAACAGGGTTGTCCAGGTTAACAACAGTATTGTGGAGGAAACTCACACTAACCAGCAGCCAGAAAATAAGACGCGGCCTACTAGACCAGCTACGTGCAGGAATCAACAGGTTGCATCTTCTATGgtggaagaagagaaagaagaagTTGCTGCTCCTAGTAAGGCCCCTCCATCGAAGCGATCAAGGAGAAACAATTCCAGGGCCAGTAATTCAAATTCAGGAAGCAACAAATTGACTAGTGCTCCAGTGGAGGCCAAAGACACAAAAATAGCTCACCCATCGACACACCATAATGCTAAGGCTGAAGATGTGGAGAAGCAACCAATAGTCAATGCACCTGTTAGGCGATCAACACGTAAATCTGTTGTCCCAGCTATGCTTGATAATGAGAAGGGTCTAATTGAGAACCCTGAAGCACATGCTAGGAGATCAATGCGGAGATCTATTGTGCCGGTAAAGGATATCAAAGGTGCTGGTGAAGAGATTCAGAATGCTAAGGGTGAAGATGCTGTGAAGCAGCCAGCAGTTAAAAACCCTGTTAGGCGATCAACACGTAAATCAGTTGTCTCAGCCATGCTTGAGAAAGAGAAGGTTCTCATTGCAGAAGAGAACCCAGAAGCACACGTTAGGAGATCAACGCGGAAATCCGTTGTTCCAGTTAAAGATATTAGCTGTGTTGGTGAAGACATTCAAAATGCTAAGAGTGACAATGTGGAGAAGCAATTAGTTGTGAATCAACCTGTCAGGCATTCATCACGTAAATCTATTCTGCCAGATACACTTGAGAACGAGAGTGGATCTCTAGTTGCAGAAACGAATGCTAAGGCACGTGTTAGGGCACGGAAGTCTCTTCTTCCTAATAAGTGTAACAAGGAGGACCCAGATCACAGTAAAATGACCAGAAACGAGAACTTTCAAATTGGTAAATGTGAAGATGACAAACAACAAAAAGTAAAGGAACCTGTTAGGCGATCAAGGAGATCTGTTGATGCAGTGATGCTTGAGGAACAAAATAAGGGTCTTCATGAGGGACTAATGTCAACAATTCCTGTGAGGAGATCAACACATAAATCTGTTGCTCTCAATGTAGTTGAAAAGGCTGGAAGGAGACAGTCAGGAGTTGGAACAAGGAGGCTGAAAGCAAGAGATAAACTTACAGACCATGCTGTGGCTGTGCCTGTGGTTACTGCTGGAAACGAATTGCAGGTTGATGTGCAGAACAATCAAGACCTGACAGTCAAATCTCCAAATCATAATTTATCTGATGGTAATGAGACACATCCTGGTTCGGACAAGTTTGTGTCATGTGAGAGAGTTGGTGAAGAGGGCTTGAAATTGAGAGAGCACAGAATGTCTCAAGTGGGAACATCATCTTCAGCCAATGATTTCTGTGATATGGAAGATTTTAGTGGACAGAAATTCAGGAAGCAACAGAGCACGCAGACCCCATTTGAAAAAGATAACACAGGAGCTAACTATGATAAGCCACAGAGAGTACAGCAGGCATCAACTTTCTTAACTTCAAAGGGAAGGTCTTCAAAGAGGAGGCAGACAAGGACAACTGCtccagaagaagttatgtccgCCGAGGAGGCAAATGATGGCATGGTTGTCAGGGAAGAAACAATGGGCGCACATAAAGCGTCTCATGAATATAGTAAGGAGTCTAGTAGCAGAACTCAAGAAATTTGTCAG AGTGTGCATAAGGTGATACCTCCATCAGAAACTGGTGGACTTGCAAAGGAAAGTTCAGAGAAGAGTAAACAACCTCAAGAACACTCTGACATTCAAGCTGATGATAGCCATTTATCTGAAATAAGAAATGGGGAATTGGATCAATCATCGAGCATCGCGGAACTACTCCCACACAGTGGTTTTGTCACAGAGGACAAAATATTAATTGGTGAAG ATGTTTTGCCTGTTGACTTCACTGTTGGAGATGATGAAGGGCAAAGCCCTGTATCTGGGCAAGGGAGAGTTGCCTGGGAAGCAAATACAAGTGAGTCTGGAGAAAAGAACCTAGCTGATGCCAGGTCCACTGGTCTCCACACCAAAAGTCTGCAACATGATACTGGCATAGTAGCTAAAGAGTCTGAGTCTGGTGAAG ATGTTGTGCCAATGAGTTTCACTAGTGAAGAGCATGGAATAAAATATCCAGTAAGCCCTGTTGCTGTGGAAAGGAGTGTTATTGGTGAAG CTTCGGGATCTGCCTTACAAATATCAGACAGTAATCAAGAAATATACTGTGATGTGATTGCTGAAGGAAGCGTTGGAGCTGCTGATCTGGGGAGCTGTCCCAGCAGTGGTGGAAAAGGGAACCCCCTTTTGAAAAATCTGCATGACAGTATTCTTCCATTAATGAATTCTGCTCAGAGatgttcatcagatggaagACGTTCGTCATTTGGTCTTGAGTTTCTGTTAGAAGACTGCAAAGAAAACTGTTCCAGAAATGTCGAAAATATTGCTGTAGAAGTTGATGGTGGAAACAAACCTAGCACCTGTGTAACTCCTGATTTCTATGCGGGATCAGATTGTGGTCTGGAAGATGAGGATGTGCAACATACTGGATTTGATGCTGATAAGAAACTTGATGTGGATCAGGATGCCGCAGAAGAAG AAGTAGTTGTTGAGGAAAAAAGTTATGGTGAACACATTGCTGCCAAAACTGACCTAAGAACAAAGTTAAATGGTGAACTTACTGGTCTTGATATGGAATCAGATTGTAGCATTGCTGAAAAGGACGTGAAGCTTGTTGAAGATAATCCTGATGATGAAGTTACAGTTCAGGTCCAGCCGGCTAATGTACAAGAAG GTGATTCTGAGAAGCCTTCACAATTTTCAGCAACACCAGAGTGTAAACATGAATGTGGTTTGCCCGACGAAGCAGTATTGCAttcaaagaagaacaagggaTGTTTATCAAGTGAAGAACAATCACCATTTGGCCTACAATCCCTGTTCTCGCAGCAAAGTATAGAAAAATCTGTGGAGTGTGGAGCCCTTGCTTCTGCAACAGTTCATGCAGAAAATGGATTTGATGAATTAAAATATGGCCATGTGAAGTGTTCACTAAAAAAGACTCATGTGTCAGAACCTTTTTCACAACTTGATACTAATGAAGACACCTGTACCATTTCCCAAAATGATGATTGTATGTTCATATCCCAACAAGATAATGGAATAGAAG GATTATCAAAGGCAAGTCTTGATGAAGAATTGGTTCCATCAGGCTTTTCGTTGGACGCAAAGCACATAAAAGA GGTCACTAATTCTGAGGAAGTAGCCTGTAAGGGTGAAGGAAGTAAGGAACTTGTCCATTCTGATGACATTAAAGCTTCATCTGAAAAAACAGATGTCAATGGGCCAG ATACTATTGAAAATTCTTCATTTAGTTTTGCAACTCCTGGTTATAAACATGATGATGCTTTGTCTGAGGAAGCAGTGCGCACAATGAAGAAATATGCTGGAACATGCTCATCAAATCCCAGAGAATTACTTATGGACCTGCAGTCCCTGTTCTCAAAGGAAAACATTGAAGGATCTGATCCGCATCATGGACTTGCATTCTCAAGTGCTGAAAGTCCAGGAGATGAATCAATTGATGTGAAACAACAGGTTGAGGTACATCTTGGTTCTAATCCATCTCAGTTAGAATCAACTGATCTCTTGGATGAACGTTCCAAGACTGAAGTGCTGCATCAGGGTCATAAAGGTCTATGCAGTGAGGATAGTGAAGAGCAAGTTGCTTCTGGACCCTTCACAAATGATAttgtggaggctgctgctgccagaTACATAGAAAATGAACCTGTGCTGCTCCCGTCCGAAGAAAGATCAAATTTGAAAGATGGGCAGCTTAACTCCAAGCGGGAAAGCCCAATAGTTATGGAATTTAGCCTGAACTTTAATAAAGATGTAGATGTTACTAGGTCTATTATGGATATTGTTGATCAAAGAACTCCATCTGGTTCGGCTTTACCAGAAGATTGTCGTACAGATCATAACCCACAACGAGAGTTTTTAGATGTCTGCTCAGTGGAATCTTCTCTTCAAGGGTCGACAATGTTTACTAATAAAATTGATTCTGGTGTAGCAG GTACTATTGGGAACCCTTCATTTAGTTTAGCAACTCCTGATCGTGGACATGAAGGTGCTTTGTCTGAGGAAGCAGTGTGCAAAATGAAAAAATATACTGGGACATGCTCGGCAGATCCCAGACATTTACTCATGGAGATGCAGTCTCTTTTGTCAGAGGGAAGCACTGAAAAATCCGATTCGCATGATGTTGCATTTTCAAGTTCCGAACCCGAAAGCGGAAGAAATGAACCTACTGTTTTCCATGTTGAGAAACTGGTTTACACACTTGTTTCTTCAGAACCTGATATGTACCAAGGCCTTTGTCAAGATCTCAGCAGAGCTGAAGAAAAAGAGAGCTGCATATCTATTTCCATGCAACTAAATCCTGAGCTGGAGGACGATGAAGTGGAGAAACACAGCTTAAACTGTGAGAAAGACACCAGCCAGATTCTTGGTATAACTAGATCTGTGCAGAGCAAAACATCCCTTTTACCCAAGGACAGTCATACCATTTATTGGAAGGAACAGGAGCTACCAAATGACTTATCCCCACTTAAATCTG GAATTTGTCAATCTCACGGCCAGAAGCACATAGTTGAAAGTAACTCCAGGCTATTGAATTGTGATACTGAAGTGCTCCATCAAGATCATAAAGACGAAAGAAACATACATAATGTAGACAAAACCATCCCAAAAGTTCTTGAAAATGACATGCCTGAAGCAGCCCCAATTGAACGAATGGAAAGTGCAACACTGCTGCCCTCAGTTGCTGGAAAGCCAGAAATTTCTGATGAGCTGCTTAACACCAACCTGAGTGATGAAGGTGAGAAACACAGCTTTAGTTCTGATAAATATACAATTAAAGATTTCTGTACTGGGTCCACGAAAAATGATCTGTTCCCTCTGCCCAAGGACTGCCATATAGACTCTTGCAAGAAACAGGAGGTCCCAGATGTCCTTTATTTACCTAAATCTCCTGAAGAATCTGCAAATTGTCAGGATGAGAGTGTTTCAGGATCAG GACCTTGTCAGACTAGTTGGCAGCAGTGTATAAATGAAAGCAGCAGTGTGCAGGTGACTTCTAATATTGAAGTGTTCAATCAAAATCATGAGGAAAGCAACCAAAATAATGAAGGCCAAATTACTCCTATTCCAAGTATTGTCTCTGAAGCTGCAGATACTGAAAGATCAGAAAGGGAAATAGGTCTGACCCCTCCTGCAGGACCGTCAGCATTGCCGGATGAGCAGCTTAACACGGAGGTGGAGTGCCACGGAGCTGAACACAGCTGTTGCTATGATGAGCACACTTTGAGCTTATTTGATACTGAATCGCTGTACAGCAAAGCATCCAGTTTGCTTAAAGACAGTCGCAAGGATCCTCCTCCAGGTGATCTATCTGCTCCAAGATCTCCTGAGGAATCTACAGTTTTTCCAAACTCCTCTGTTCCGGAATCAGTAG GAATCTGTCAAAGCAGCAGGCGAAGAGGTACAGACGAACTCCGTGCCAAGCTGCAGAGTTTCAAAGTTTCCAGCACTGTAAAAGGAAGCTACATTGCTATGAGTGCCCCTCGCCCGAAGCAGGGTGACAACCTGAGCCAATCTGCAATCACGTTGCTCCGGAACAGCGAGAACGCACCTGCTGTTAAAGTAGACCATCCTGCTAAGCCGGACCCTGATCGCTCGGTCGCAAACAACTCGTCAAGACAAGCGCTGCAGCCCACAGCGGAAGACCAAGGGATCACTGATAGGTAG